The segment TTGTTTATTTCGTTCTTGCTGATGTTTGTGGTCATTGGAATTCCGATGCTAATCATCTTCGGTTTAATGACAGTTATTGTGCCGATTATGGGCATTGTCAGAGCATTGAACAACGACAAATTCGATTATCCGATTGTTGGATCTTGGTACCAATAAAAAAGAGCCCTTTTAAGGGCTTTTTTGTGGGAAACTTCTCCAGAGTCGTGTTTTTGCCACTACTGGTCATATTTTACGAGTAATGAGTCGTATTTTATCTGTTACTGGTCGTATTTTTAGATGAATGAATCGCATTTCTAAAACCAATAGAAAACCCGGCCATCGATGAGTATAGATGGCCGGGTTTTCTATTATTCGAGAATATAAGCCAAAGCTTTAATCGCCTGGTCGACAGTCTCGACGGTGGCGCTTGCTTTGCGCGACAGTTCCTTAAGTGGATGGTGCAATTTTTCTGGACGGATCAGAATCAGCGGTTTGCCGGATGCAATTGCGCTGCTGGCATCCATTGCTGTGTTCCATTGTTTGTACTGCTCGCCG is part of the Planococcus shenhongbingii genome and harbors:
- a CDS encoding DUF4870 domain-containing protein, with translation MENTGLKVLVHASAFFAPFLVPFIVFLITEDREVKKLAIQALLFQVVMSVLLFISFLLMFVVIGIPMLIIFGLMTVIVPIMGIVRALNNDKFDYPIVGSWYQ